In the genome of Vicinamibacterales bacterium, the window GAACGGCTCCCCGGCGTCGAGCGCACGCAGCAGACACACGAGGAAGTTGTAATCGTCCCACGGACCGAAGAATGCGCTCGTCCGGATGACCAGCGCATCGTCGGCGAGATCGAGCACGCGACGCTCGGCTTCCATCTTGCTGACCCCGTACACGTTGATCGGGTTCGGCTCGTCCTCTTCGACGTAGGGACGGCCGGCGCGGCCGTCGAAGACCAGGTCGGACGAGAACGTCACGAACGGCACCCGGCGCCGGCGGCAGGCTGCCGCGAGATTCACCGCCCCGGTCACGTTGGCGCGCCTGCAGCCCTCGCCGTCGTGTTCCGCCGCGTCCACCCGCACGTAGCCCGCGGCATTCACTACCGCCCACGGCTGCACGTGCCGGATGATCGCGTCGACGCTCGTCGGATCGGTGATGTCGGCGTCGCTTCGCGTCACCGCTCGCGCGCGGAGTCCGCGCTGGTCGCAGATGCGCTGGAAGGCGCGCCCGAGCGTGCCGGTCGCCCCGACGACGAGCAGCGGCCGGTCGGCCGACGCAGGGCGGACCGCCGCCACGGCCGGGCCGTAGATCAGCCGCTCCGGACGCTGCCACCAGGGGGTGCCGTCGATCGCGGCGAGCAGCGACGGGCGGCGCCCCTGCGCGAAATCGCGCACGACGCTGGCGACCGCCGTCGGCCGCGGCGGCGAGGCGCGCACGTCGAACGCGCCGGGCTCGTAGTGGCCGGCGTCTCGGGTGACGAGGGAATCCCAGTCGAACGAGCCGAACAGCGCCCAGGCCGTGACCGCGCGAACGTCGGCGCCCCGGGTGCGCGCCGCCTCCGCGCCGCGCACGGCTTCGGCGAACCACCGGATCTGCTCTTCGCGCGAGCAGGAGAGGTGCGCTTCCGTGATCGCCAGCGGCAGGCGATACCGCTCCCAGGCGTCGAGCAGGTGCGCCTCGTGGCCGACGATGCCTTCCGGACGGGCGCGCACCGCCTCCACGTCCGCATAGGGCGTCGCGCCGTTCCCGCCGTGGCAGGCGGCGGGGTAGCGATCGAGCCGATGGTCGAGAAAGCGATCGCTCGTCAGGTAGTAGTTCAGGCCGACGACGTCCGGCGCGCACGGCTGTTCGGCGAGCGGCGCAAGTTCACCCGCGACGGCGCCGTGCGAGGTCAACCACCGCCAGAGGGGATGGCTGCTGGTGACGCGTCCGGTCAGGAGATCGAACGTGAGCCACCGCCGCTGCTCTTCGAACCGGACCTGTGCGGCGGTTGCCACCGTGCCGAAGCTGCGGCCGCAGTCCTCCGTCTGCACCAGCCGCGCCTGCGGAACGATGCCGCGGATGGCGCGCATCGCGCCCGCGATGCCGTGGACCTGGTGCAGCAGCGCGCGGACGAACGCCGGGTCGTCGCGGCGGTGCGGGTACCAGTGGCCGTAGAGACCGCTGAAGCGCGCCGTGGTGAGCGGCTCGTTGATCGGCGTGTAGTCCTCGATCCATGGGTAGCGTTCGGCGACCGCGCGCGCGAACGCGGCGAAGAGCGCCGGAAACGCCGGGTCGGTCAGCGACGTGAACGCCGGACCGCTGCCGTGATGCAGCAGGCCGACGATCGGGCGGATGCCGAGCGCGCGCAGGCGTGCGAGCCGCTCGTCGGTCCAGCGCCAGTCGAACTCGCCGCGCGCCGGCACGACGCGCTCCCAGAGGACCGGATACCGCAGCGTCCGGATGCCGAGCGCGGCCATGCGATCCAGATCGCCGGGACGCGCGTGGTGCCCCGACCGCAGCACCTGGTCGTACCACCGATCCTGCACGCGGTTGACCGTGCACTCGATCCCGCCCCAGATCTCGATCATGAGTGGATCGCGACCGTCTCACGCCGGGATACGCCCGTCATCTTCGAGTAGAGCGTCAGCGCCTGCGCGACCACCTGATCCATGTTGTAGTACTTGTAGGTGCCGAGGCGGCCGAGGAAGCTCACGCCCGGCGTCTGTTCCGCCAGTTCCTGGTAGCGGCGGTAGAGCACGGCGTTCTCCGGCTGAGGCACCGGATAGTACGGATCTCCCTCGGCGCGCGGGTACTCGTAGACGACCGTCGTCTTCGGATGCTCCTGGCCGGACAGATACTTGAACTCCGTGATCCGCGTGTAGGGATTCTCGTTCGGGTAGTTCACCACCGGCGCGGCCTGCGCCACCGGCATGTTGAGCGTCTCGAAGCGGAACTCCAGCGATCGGTACGGCAGCCGCCCGAACCGGTAGTCGAAGAACTCGTCCACCGGCCCGGTGAAGATCACTTCACGGTACGGAATCACCCCCTCGATCTCGCGATAGTCGGTATTGAGCAGGATCTTGATGTTCGGATGCGCCAGCATCTTCGTGAACATCCGCGTGTAGCCGTGCAGGGGCATCACCTGGTAGGTGTCGGTGAAGTAGCGATCGTCGCGGTTGGTGCGCACCGGCACGCGCGAGGTCACCGAGGCGTCGAGCTCGGACGGATCGAGTCCCCACTGCTTGCGCGTGTAGTTGCGGAAGAACTTCTCGTACAGCTCCCGCCCGACCTTGTTGACGATGACGTCTTCCGAGGTCCTGACCTGCGCCACCGGCTCGGCGACCGAGGCGAAGAACTGCTCCAGCTCGAACGACGTGTAGCGCGTGCCGTAGAGCGCGTTCACCGTGTCGAGATTGATCGGAATCGGCAGCAGCTGCCCGTCGACCGACGCGCGCACGCGGTGCTGGTAGGGGCGCCACTCCGTGAAGCGGGACAGGTACTCGAAGACGTCCCGCGAGTTGGTGTGGAAGATGTGCGGACCGTAGCGGTGGACGAGAATGCCGGCGTCGTCGTAGTGATCGTAGGCATTGCCGCCGATGTGCGGCCGCTTGTCGCAGATGAGCACGGTCTTGCCGCCATGCGCGGCGAGACGCTCCGCGATGGTCGAACCGGCGAAGCCGGCGCCGACAACCAGGTAATCGAACATGGGTTAACCTGCGAGTCCGCCGGCGGTGATGTCGACGCGTCCCCGCTCGGGGCGGAGCACCGCTTCGACCAGCAGCCGGATCCGCAGCCACGTCCCGTCCCACGACGTCTGGCGCAGGAACGCGTCGTGCTGGCGCACGCGCTCGGAGGCGTCTTCCGCCATCGCCGCCTCGCACGCCGCGGCGAACGCCGGCGCGTCGTCCGCGATCCGCACCAGCCCCTGCTGGCCGTACGGCCGCACGACGTCGCGAATCGAGGTGGAGACGACGGGCTTGCCCGCCGCCATGTACTCGGGCGTCTTGGTCGGGCTGATGAAGCGGGTCGCTTCGTTGCGCGCGAACGGCAGC includes:
- a CDS encoding family 1 glycosylhydrolase; amino-acid sequence: MIEIWGGIECTVNRVQDRWYDQVLRSGHHARPGDLDRMAALGIRTLRYPVLWERVVPARGEFDWRWTDERLARLRALGIRPIVGLLHHGSGPAFTSLTDPAFPALFAAFARAVAERYPWIEDYTPINEPLTTARFSGLYGHWYPHRRDDPAFVRALLHQVHGIAGAMRAIRGIVPQARLVQTEDCGRSFGTVATAAQVRFEEQRRWLTFDLLTGRVTSSHPLWRWLTSHGAVAGELAPLAEQPCAPDVVGLNYYLTSDRFLDHRLDRYPAACHGGNGATPYADVEAVRARPEGIVGHEAHLLDAWERYRLPLAITEAHLSCSREEQIRWFAEAVRGAEAARTRGADVRAVTAWALFGSFDWDSLVTRDAGHYEPGAFDVRASPPRPTAVASVVRDFAQGRRPSLLAAIDGTPWWQRPERLIYGPAVAAVRPASADRPLLVVGATGTLGRAFQRICDQRGLRARAVTRSDADITDPTSVDAIIRHVQPWAVVNAAGYVRVDAAEHDGEGCRRANVTGAVNLAAACRRRRVPFVTFSSDLVFDGRAGRPYVEEDEPNPINVYGVSKMEAERRVLDLADDALVIRTSAFFGPWDDYNFLVCLLRALDAGEPFRAAGDTTVSPTYVPHLVHGTLDLLIDGARGIWHLANDGAVTWFDFACAAAEAAGRSVDLIERVAAAAVWSPAPRPAYSALASSRGAMMPPLAAALGAFARD
- the glf gene encoding UDP-galactopyranose mutase, translated to MFDYLVVGAGFAGSTIAERLAAHGGKTVLICDKRPHIGGNAYDHYDDAGILVHRYGPHIFHTNSRDVFEYLSRFTEWRPYQHRVRASVDGQLLPIPINLDTVNALYGTRYTSFELEQFFASVAEPVAQVRTSEDVIVNKVGRELYEKFFRNYTRKQWGLDPSELDASVTSRVPVRTNRDDRYFTDTYQVMPLHGYTRMFTKMLAHPNIKILLNTDYREIEGVIPYREVIFTGPVDEFFDYRFGRLPYRSLEFRFETLNMPVAQAAPVVNYPNENPYTRITEFKYLSGQEHPKTTVVYEYPRAEGDPYYPVPQPENAVLYRRYQELAEQTPGVSFLGRLGTYKYYNMDQVVAQALTLYSKMTGVSRRETVAIHS